The segment TATGCGACAATTTATTTGAACGGCAGCGTACTGGGGCGGAACTTCTGCGGCTATACCAGCTTTGTGGTGGATATCACGGACCATGTCTTTTATGGCGACCGCCCTAATCTGCTGGTTGTGAAGGTGGACGCCTCGGTATCCGAGGGCTGGTGGTATGAAGGTGCGGGCATCTACCGCCATGTGTGGCTTACGAAGAAAGACCCGCTGTCCATCACCGATCGCGGCATCTGGGTCAATCCGGTGAAGCAGGACGGGGACAAGTGGCTGACGAACGTGGAGACGAGAATTACGAATGAGCGGGAGACGGCAGCGGAGTACGAACTCCTGTCCCGTGTGGTGCGTGCCGATGGGACGTTAGTGGCGGAAGAACGGACCGCAGGCCGCGCGGAAGCTGGGGAAGCCGCTGTTCTGAAGCAGGAGCTGCCTGTTAGCTCGCCGCTGCTGTGGGATGTGGAGGCTCCGCACCTGTACAAGCTGTGCTCTACCCTGCTGGTGGACGGAGAAGAGCGGGACACGGTCACGACTTCTTATGGTTACCGCAGCATTCGGATCTGCCCGGATACCGGATTCTATCTCAATGAACGCCCGCTCAAGATCAAAGGCACCTGCAACCATCAGGACCACGCCGGGGTTGGGGTTGCGTTGCCGGACTCGCTGCATGAATACCGGATACAGCGGCTGAAGGAAATGGGGAGTAACGCTTACCGCTGCGCCCATCACAATCCTGCGCCGGAGCTGCTGGAGGCCTGCGACCGGCTCGGCATGCTGGTGATGGACGAGAACCGTAACTTTGACAGCTCGCCGGAAGGGCTGCGCCAGGTCGAAAATATGGTGACGCGCGACCGCAATCACCCGTCTGTTGTATTCTACAGCTTGTTCAATGAAGAACCGCTGCAGGGCACACCAGTCGGGCGCAAAATGTTCAAGCGGATGAAGCAGGCAATCCTGCGTCTGGACGATACCCGTCCGGTTCTGGGGGCCATGAACGGCGGCGTTATGGAAGACGGTGGAACGGTCGATGTGATGGATATCGCCGGATTCAACTATATGCATGGCGGCTATGACCGCTTCCATGAGAAGCATCCCGGCCAGCCGATGATCGGGTCGGAGACCGTCAGTGCTTTTGCCACAAGAGGGACTTATGTCAGTGATACCGTGCTACAGTTTTTTGACAGCTTCGACCGGGAACGGGCGAATTGGGGCAACACCGCAAGGGAGTCGTGGCAAGCCATTAATACCCGTGACTACATGATGGGCACCTTTGTCTGGACGGGCTTCGATTACCGCGGCGAGCCGACCCCTTATGAGTGGCCCAGCGTCAGCACCCACTTCGGTATCCTGGACACCTGCGGATTCCCGAAGGATTCCTATTACCTGTACCAGGCGTTCTGGCTGGACGAGCCGGTGGCGCATATCGCAGGCGGCTGGAACTGGCCGGGGAAGGAAGGGCAGCCCGTGACCGTCATGACGCATACCAACTGCGATGAAGTGGAGCTGTATGTCAACGGGGAGCTGCGGTACAGACAGGCTGTCGAACTCTATGAGCAATGCCAATGGGAAATTCCTTACGAGCCTGGAACGCTAAGGCTGGAGGGGTATCGTCAGGGCAAGCGGGTTGCCGTGGATGAGAAAATAACGCCCGGGGCAGCTTGCGCGCTGCGCGTGGAGACGAGCAAGCCAGCCCTGCTTGGCGATGGGCGGGACGCGGTAGTTGTCAATGTCTACGCCATCGACGCCGAAGGGCGGTTTGTGGAGACAGCGGGGCAGCAGGTCTCCTTCGCTCTGGCCGGAAGCGGCATTATTCTGGGAGCGGGCAACGGCAATCCCAACTCCCACGAGCTGGATCATCTCATGGAGAGCTGCCTGTTCAATGGCTGTCTCCAGCTGATTGTCGGCAGCGATGCGGGGCATACCGCTATTGAACTGACGCTTCAGGGGGAGGGCTTGCAGCCTCTGGTGCATATCATCCCGGTAGAAGTGGTTGACGAGCCTCCTTATGTATTGTCCGTTCATGAGCGTTATATCAACAACTGGCTGCTGACACAGGAGATATCCCGGGAACGTCCGGACCCCAATGTGGAGATTCATCCTACGGACATGAATTCCTGGGAGAAGGTTGACGTCAGCTTCGGGCCGCAGCAGCTGCTCCAGGGAGCGGACGGCTATGTGATTTACCGCAGCTCCATCGCCCTGACGGAACGGGAGAAGAGCAGCAGCCCGTATCTGTATTTCCACGCGCTTAGCGGGGATACCGAAATCTATGTCAATGGCAGACTACTGGCTAAGCAGTCCTCGCCATGGCCTTCTACCCTGGAGGTTGCGCTTGACGATGTGGAGCTTGGCGACGAGACGGTATTGTCCGTGCTGGTCGGCATTCAGCCGGATGTGTACAAGCCGGGTATCAACGGTGCTGTTTCGATGGGATTGAGGGGGTAGAGGGCCGTGCGGCTAACGCTACTCTCGGCGGCGCAATAGCCGCTTTTGCTTGGTTAACTACACGCTGCATCAGTGGAAATGTTGTAATTATTGCAACATGAATACGAAGATACCATGTGTTCGTGAGGCTTGTTGCACAAATTACAACAATTGTCCCGCTAATCCGCGTGGAGAAGAGGAAATGTTTCCTTTTGTGCAGCATTTTTGAATTTGAGCCGAAATAAACAGAGGAATGTTGTATTATAGGCAGGATTTTTAAGTCGGCAGATTCACGTGGCAATGTCGGCTGCCCGGGAAGCCTCCTTATTCACTTGGGGCAGGCTGGATGATGGGATCTTAAGAAACAAAATCGCCCTCCACACAGCTCAGCTTATGAGCTAGTGGGGGGCGATTCTTGGTTGAGAAGCTTCTTCCTCTGTACCATTCCGCTTAATCTACTCCACCAGCCCGAGCAAATACCCGTAATGCTCCGCTTCCATCTGGTCCAGAGGGATGAAGCGGATGGAGGCGCTGTTGATGCAGTAGCGCTTGCCGCCACGGTCAGCGGGACCGTCGTCGAAGACATGGCCTAGATGAATGTCACCGGATTGGCTGCGGACCTCGGTGCGTTCCATGCCGAAGCTGGTATCCGTGTCGTAGGTTACCACCTCCGGGGTAATGGGCTTCGTGAAGCTGGGCCATCCGCAACCGGAGTCGTATTTATCCTTGCTGGAGAACAGTGGCTGGCCGGTGGCGATATCGACATACAGTCCGGCCTCGTAGTTATCCCAGTATTCGTTGCTGAAGGCACGCTCGGTGTCATTATTGACGGCTACGGCATATTGGTCGGAGGTTAACCGCTCCTTCAGTTCTGCGTCGGAAGGGCGCGGGTACTGGGCCGGATCGATAACCGGCTCTTGCTCATCCAGGATGCTTAAGTCGATGTGGCAGTATCCGTTCGGATTCTTCTCCAGATAATCCTGATGGTATTCCTCCGCCAGATAGTAGTTCTCCAGAGGAAGGACTTCCGTTACGATCTTCTGGTCATACTTGGTCTGCTCCTGCGCTACGGCCTGCTGAATGATAGCTGCATCCTCCGGGGAGGAATAGTAGATTCCCGTCCGGTATTGAACACCCCGGTCATTGCCTTGCTTGTTCAGGCTGGTCGGGTCAACGACCTTGAAGTAAGCCTCCAGGAGCTGCTTCAGGGTGACCTGCTTCGGATCATACTTCACATGCACCGTCTCCGCGAACCCCCGATCCCCGCGAATGACATCCTCGTAAGAAGGATTCTCGCCTTTCCCGTTGGCATAGCCTGAGGTGACGTCCTGAACTCCCTGAATGCGGGACATGTACGCCTCAACGCCCCAGAAGCAGCCGCCCGCCAGATACAAGTCACGCAGATCCTTGTCAGCTATAGTTGCGGTCTTGACCGCTGGAACCGGAGCGGCCGCTGAGGCGGAGCTCATTCCCGCGAAGGTGTCCTTAATCTGCTCGTTGGAGGCATGACCCGGGAGGGACTTCACCAGCAACCCTTCTTCATCGATATAAAAAGAGCTGGGATATGCCCGTACCTGAAAATCCTTGGCCCATGTCCCATCTTCATCGAGCAGCACGGTCAGATTGTCATACGGCTGCTTGTTGAACCATTCCGTGAACTCCTTGGCGGATTTCTCGCCTTTGTAGCCGGGAGTTACAATCGATACCACCTGGAAATCCTTCTCCTGTCCGGCCAGCGTATTCAGTTCCTCCAGACCGGCAAGACAGATGGAGCACCAGGAGGCCCAGTATTTCACATACACGTTCTTGCCTTTCAGATCCTCCAGCTTCATAGGGTCGCCCTTCAGATCATTTAATGCGAATACGGGTGCTGGCTTCCCCTTGTTCATGGCTGCCGGGGAGTCCGTCGTACCGGATGCTGTATCGGGCTTCGCACCGCATGCAGCCAGGATTGACAGCAGGCCGCCAATCACCAGCATATATCCCATCCACTTCCATATCTTTTTCATACCAGATTCCTCCACAGTTATTGAATCCAGCTCACAATCGTATTCAGCTGGTCTGTCATTAGCAGCAGCCCCATGGCGATCAGCATACAGCCGGAGGCGATCTTGATCCCTCCCATGAACCGGTACAAGCGGCGAATCCGCTGCACCAGAACCTCCGAGAAGACGGATAGTACGAGAAAAGGAATCGCCAGACCCAGCGTATACAGCAGCATCAGGAATCCTCCGTAAGCAGGGGAGCCTTCCCCGGCAGCGATACTGAGAATACCCGCGAGTACCGGGCCGATGCACGGCGTCCACCCGAAGCTGAACGTCAGGCCGAGCAGGAAGGCCCCGATATAGCCGCCGCGTGCAGCGCGGGGACTGGACAGCTTTTTTTCCCGTTCCAGCCAGGAGATCTTGATCAGTCCGGTCTGGTAGATTCCGAATAAGATGACAATCGCTCCGCAGACGGCAATGAATCTGGAGCTTGAAATGACATTGCCAAGAATGCCGGAGCCGAAGCCCAAGGTGATGAAGACCACAGACAGTCCAAGCACGAAGATTAGGGTCCGCAGCATGAATACCGAACGGAACCGCAAGGAGCCTGTGTCCACTCCGCCCTGATTTACATTGCCCGCCAGGCTTCCGGACAGATACGAGACATAGACCGGAAGCAGCGGCAGAATACAGGGTGCAAAAAACGATAATACCCCTGCGCCGAAGACGCCGAACAGGAATACAAAATCACCAGCCATCTCTGTCACCACCTATTATGAATACTGCTTCTCTAACGCTAAGGCTTACCGGCTAGTGTAGATTGGAACTGTGAACCAGAAGCAGCTTCCTGAACCCTTAGTGCTCTCTACACCAATCTTGCCGCCATGCAGCTCCACAATGGATTGGGCGATGGCAAGGCCCAGTCCGGCGCCTCCGCTATTCTTACTTCGCGATTTATCTATCCGGTAGAACCGTTCGAAGATCCGTGCGGTCTCCTCTGCTTCAATTCCCTGACCCTCATCGTTCACAGCGATCCGCAGGAAGTGGCCTTCCTCGGCGGCAGACAGCACGATATGGCCTTCTTCAGGAGAATGTTGAATGGCATTCTGCACAAGATTGGACAGTACCCGCTTGATCTGCGTGGGCATCATCAGGGCCGCGGGCAGCTTATCCGGCAGCTCAATCTCGACCTTCAGCCGCTTCTCCGCCAGATGGAAGGAGAAGCTCTCCAGCGTGCTGATCAACAGCTCATCTGCATGGCAGGGCTGCGGGTCGAAGGTTCCGCCGCTGGCCTCCAGACTGGATAGCTCAAAGAGGTCCTGGATCAGCCCGGCCAGCCGCTTCGTCTCCAGCCGGATCGTATTCAGATACCGCTGGAAGGTCTCTTCGTCCTTGATCACATCATCCTCCAGCGCTTCCACGAATGATTGAATGGAGGCAAGAGGGGTCCGCAGATCGTGGGAGACATTCGCGATCAGCTCCCGCCGGGCGGACTCGGACTGGTGGAGATGGTCGAAGCTCTCTTTTAACTTACTGCTCATCTCATTGAATTGCCGGGCCAGAAGCTTGAACTCGTGCGGGCCGATCGTGGGGACTTCGGTGTGGAAATCCCCCTCGGCAATCCGTACCGTCTGCTCCGTAATCCGGGCAATGGACTTCTCCACCGGCCGCGTCAGCAGATGCTGAACGATGAAGGAGAACACGCCGATCCCGGCGGTGATGCCGGACAGATAATATAGCTGATCGATGGTCAGCAGCATCCGGGAATAACTGACGAATAGACAGACTAGCAATACGCCGATCCCCGTGAGACTGGACAATAGCAGATAGGTACGCAGCTTCATCAGATGCCATCACCTGCAAACTTATAGCCGATTCCCCAGACCGTCTTGATGTATTTCGGGTCGGAGGGCGTCTGTTCGATCTTCTCGCGTAATCTTCGGATATGCACGGTAACGGTAGTCGTATCTCCTTCATAGCTGAAGTCCCAGATCTTGCTCAGCATCTGCGTCCGGGAGAATACCTGCCCCGGATGGCTCGCCAGCAGATAGAGCATTTCGAATTCGGTCACCGTCAATTCAATCGCCTGCCCGCTGATCTCCACGGTACGCTTCCCGACATCGATGGTCAGTCCTTCGTATTTGATCGTGTGCTCAGCGGCGGTAACCGGCGATACCTGGACATATCTCATTCTGCGCAGAATCGCCTGCACCCGCAGGACGAGCTCCCTTGGACTGAAGGGCTTGGTCAGATAATCATCCGCTCCCATCGTCAGCCCCATCAGCCGGTCCTGCTCCTCGCCGCGCGCCGTCAGCATGATGATCGGGAGATCTTCGGTCTGCCGGATCTCACTGCACACCTCCCAGCCATTCTTATGCGGCATCATGAGGTCGAGCACAATCAGGCTTGGAGACTGGCTGCGCCATAGCTCTAGTGCTTCCAAGCCGTCCTTGGCGGTGGTGACCAGATACCCCTCCCGTTCCAGATACCTGCGGCAGACATCGGTAATATTCGGATCATCATCCGCGACCAGCACTCGTTCATTCATCCTAACCCACCCCATATCCGGAAAAATCCATTTGATTCCATCATATCACAGGGTGAGGGCATCGCTCATCCCGTCTTATTTCATGGCCTTGGCAGGCTTCATGTACATGGTCACTACCGTATCCGCCACATAAGTGCTGCCGTCATACAGGGCCGGAGCCATGCTCAGATTGACCGTTTTACCGTCGACCATCATTTTTTTCGACCCGATCATAACCTTGATCATCTTGCCCATCGGTTTCATGATGTCATCCATCATCTTGTCGTCATCCATCATCTTGCTGTCGTCCATCATCTTGCCATCGTCCATCATCTTGTTATCGTCCATCATCTTGTCCATGTACATCAGCGATACGGAGCGGTCCTTGCTGTTCCATTCAATGCTGTAGCCGTACATCATGGCGGCCTGTCGTAGGTTCATCAGCTCCATGCCGTCTTTCTTCATCGTCTTGATGCCTGCTGCCGCGCCGGCGATGCCGGACACCGCCAGAGAGAGTACCAATACTGCCCCCATCATGAACGGTTTGCCTGCTTTGCTGTTACCCATGCTTATCACGCTCCATCTCTTTTTTTGGATTACATGGAACAGCATAAGCGGCAGAGCTTACGATTCTCTAAGCGAAACCTTACGATTGTATTACGGCAGCGGAGATTGCAGATCAGATCTGCCGCACTATAACCTTTCACTATAGCCAGGTATCAGTTATAAGTGTTACTCCTAAGGCCGCACTCCATGCTAGAATTTATACACAAAGACAGAACAGTGGAACTAGAGGAGGGCTAATCATGTGTGATAGATTTCAGATCGTAGGCAGCCTGCTGCGTCCGGCGGAGCTATTAGAATATAAGCAGCAAATCGAACACCGGGACGATATTCAGTATCCTTTTTACGAGGATTTCCAGGGCTATGAGCAGTGTGAGGCGAAGGCGATTCAGTCGGTAGTCGAGCAGGCAAGCGAGAATGGGCTGAGTATTCTGACGGACGGGGAGTATTCCAAGTCGATGTGGCATCTGGACTTCGCGTGGGGTCTCCAGGGGATTCAGCGCTATATCGCGCCTCACGGGTATTTCTTCAGAGATATTGACG is part of the Paenibacillus sp. FSL M7-0420 genome and harbors:
- a CDS encoding response regulator transcription factor, with product MNERVLVADDDPNITDVCRRYLEREGYLVTTAKDGLEALELWRSQSPSLIVLDLMMPHKNGWEVCSEIRQTEDLPIIMLTARGEEQDRLMGLTMGADDYLTKPFSPRELVLRVQAILRRMRYVQVSPVTAAEHTIKYEGLTIDVGKRTVEISGQAIELTVTEFEMLYLLASHPGQVFSRTQMLSKIWDFSYEGDTTTVTVHIRRLREKIEQTPSDPKYIKTVWGIGYKFAGDGI
- a CDS encoding stalk domain-containing protein, which encodes MGNSKAGKPFMMGAVLVLSLAVSGIAGAAAGIKTMKKDGMELMNLRQAAMMYGYSIEWNSKDRSVSLMYMDKMMDDNKMMDDGKMMDDSKMMDDDKMMDDIMKPMGKMIKVMIGSKKMMVDGKTVNLSMAPALYDGSTYVADTVVTMYMKPAKAMK
- the msrAB gene encoding bifunctional peptide-methionine (S)-S-oxide reductase MsrA/peptide-methionine (R)-S-oxide reductase MsrB, with translation MKKIWKWMGYMLVIGGLLSILAACGAKPDTASGTTDSPAAMNKGKPAPVFALNDLKGDPMKLEDLKGKNVYVKYWASWCSICLAGLEELNTLAGQEKDFQVVSIVTPGYKGEKSAKEFTEWFNKQPYDNLTVLLDEDGTWAKDFQVRAYPSSFYIDEEGLLVKSLPGHASNEQIKDTFAGMSSASAAAPVPAVKTATIADKDLRDLYLAGGCFWGVEAYMSRIQGVQDVTSGYANGKGENPSYEDVIRGDRGFAETVHVKYDPKQVTLKQLLEAYFKVVDPTSLNKQGNDRGVQYRTGIYYSSPEDAAIIQQAVAQEQTKYDQKIVTEVLPLENYYLAEEYHQDYLEKNPNGYCHIDLSILDEQEPVIDPAQYPRPSDAELKERLTSDQYAVAVNNDTERAFSNEYWDNYEAGLYVDIATGQPLFSSKDKYDSGCGWPSFTKPITPEVVTYDTDTSFGMERTEVRSQSGDIHLGHVFDDGPADRGGKRYCINSASIRFIPLDQMEAEHYGYLLGLVE
- a CDS encoding cytochrome c biogenesis CcdA family protein, encoding MAGDFVFLFGVFGAGVLSFFAPCILPLLPVYVSYLSGSLAGNVNQGGVDTGSLRFRSVFMLRTLIFVLGLSVVFITLGFGSGILGNVISSSRFIAVCGAIVILFGIYQTGLIKISWLEREKKLSSPRAARGGYIGAFLLGLTFSFGWTPCIGPVLAGILSIAAGEGSPAYGGFLMLLYTLGLAIPFLVLSVFSEVLVQRIRRLYRFMGGIKIASGCMLIAMGLLLMTDQLNTIVSWIQ
- the galA gene encoding beta-galactosidase GalA: MRERLSMDKDWLFHHGDVAIPVENSHKAVYGNAKAGGIMGAASIEWNDNEWETVGLPHDWSYRQPFDREGGVPDFGYKPRGIGWYRKKFKLEASDNGRQLLLEFDGIATYATIYLNGSVLGRNFCGYTSFVVDITDHVFYGDRPNLLVVKVDASVSEGWWYEGAGIYRHVWLTKKDPLSITDRGIWVNPVKQDGDKWLTNVETRITNERETAAEYELLSRVVRADGTLVAEERTAGRAEAGEAAVLKQELPVSSPLLWDVEAPHLYKLCSTLLVDGEERDTVTTSYGYRSIRICPDTGFYLNERPLKIKGTCNHQDHAGVGVALPDSLHEYRIQRLKEMGSNAYRCAHHNPAPELLEACDRLGMLVMDENRNFDSSPEGLRQVENMVTRDRNHPSVVFYSLFNEEPLQGTPVGRKMFKRMKQAILRLDDTRPVLGAMNGGVMEDGGTVDVMDIAGFNYMHGGYDRFHEKHPGQPMIGSETVSAFATRGTYVSDTVLQFFDSFDRERANWGNTARESWQAINTRDYMMGTFVWTGFDYRGEPTPYEWPSVSTHFGILDTCGFPKDSYYLYQAFWLDEPVAHIAGGWNWPGKEGQPVTVMTHTNCDEVELYVNGELRYRQAVELYEQCQWEIPYEPGTLRLEGYRQGKRVAVDEKITPGAACALRVETSKPALLGDGRDAVVVNVYAIDAEGRFVETAGQQVSFALAGSGIILGAGNGNPNSHELDHLMESCLFNGCLQLIVGSDAGHTAIELTLQGEGLQPLVHIIPVEVVDEPPYVLSVHERYINNWLLTQEISRERPDPNVEIHPTDMNSWEKVDVSFGPQQLLQGADGYVIYRSSIALTEREKSSSPYLYFHALSGDTEIYVNGRLLAKQSSPWPSTLEVALDDVELGDETVLSVLVGIQPDVYKPGINGAVSMGLRG
- a CDS encoding sensor histidine kinase, with the translated sequence MKLRTYLLLSSLTGIGVLLVCLFVSYSRMLLTIDQLYYLSGITAGIGVFSFIVQHLLTRPVEKSIARITEQTVRIAEGDFHTEVPTIGPHEFKLLARQFNEMSSKLKESFDHLHQSESARRELIANVSHDLRTPLASIQSFVEALEDDVIKDEETFQRYLNTIRLETKRLAGLIQDLFELSSLEASGGTFDPQPCHADELLISTLESFSFHLAEKRLKVEIELPDKLPAALMMPTQIKRVLSNLVQNAIQHSPEEGHIVLSAAEEGHFLRIAVNDEGQGIEAEETARIFERFYRIDKSRSKNSGGAGLGLAIAQSIVELHGGKIGVESTKGSGSCFWFTVPIYTSR